A genome region from Acidobacteriota bacterium includes the following:
- a CDS encoding AAA family ATPase produces MLKRLTIRGFKSIRSLEDFELRDLNVLIGANGAGKSNFIALFQMLARLMNRSLRLFVREQDGPNALLFGGRKRTKTMKAQFVFDRNGYEFSLAPAADGLVFADEATLFFGDVTDSRRSLGSNGQEEAGLPDADDSFAIYVRPAVAGWRVYHFHDTSPSAAVRHGQAVRDNARLKPDASNLAPFLRRLRERHSAAYRRIVDTIRLAAPFFGDFVYRQSPEEAIDLEWSESGDPDTVLGPRQLSDGTLRFICLATLLLQPNQLRPKTLLIDEPELGLHPYAVSLLGALLQQASEDHQVIVSTQSVDLISELQPKDIVVVSRRDGESVFERPDPDRLRDWLEDYALGDLWKMNILGGRPAR; encoded by the coding sequence ATGTTGAAGCGTCTCACGATCCGCGGCTTCAAGTCGATCCGCTCGCTGGAAGACTTCGAACTCCGCGACCTCAACGTCCTTATCGGCGCCAACGGAGCCGGAAAGAGCAACTTCATCGCCCTGTTCCAGATGCTGGCGCGACTGATGAACCGGTCGCTGCGGCTATTCGTTCGGGAGCAGGACGGCCCCAATGCGTTGTTGTTCGGCGGACGAAAGCGCACGAAGACGATGAAGGCGCAATTCGTCTTCGACCGAAACGGATACGAATTCTCGCTCGCTCCCGCGGCCGACGGATTGGTCTTTGCCGACGAAGCGACGTTGTTCTTCGGCGACGTGACTGACTCGCGGCGTTCGCTGGGAAGCAACGGACAGGAGGAAGCGGGCTTGCCCGATGCCGACGACTCCTTCGCAATCTACGTCCGGCCCGCCGTTGCCGGTTGGCGCGTCTATCATTTTCACGACACGAGCCCGTCCGCGGCGGTCCGGCATGGCCAGGCCGTGCGCGACAACGCGAGGCTGAAGCCGGACGCGAGCAACCTCGCGCCGTTCCTGCGGCGGCTCCGCGAGCGACACTCGGCAGCATATCGCCGCATCGTGGACACTATCCGTCTGGCGGCGCCGTTTTTCGGTGACTTCGTGTATCGCCAGAGCCCGGAAGAAGCCATCGACCTGGAGTGGTCCGAGTCCGGCGACCCTGACACGGTGCTCGGCCCTCGACAACTTTCCGACGGAACCCTCCGCTTCATCTGCCTCGCGACGCTGCTGCTTCAGCCGAATCAATTGCGGCCCAAGACCCTGCTTATCGATGAGCCGGAGCTGGGGCTGCACCCGTACGCGGTAAGCCTCCTCGGCGCGCTGCTGCAGCAGGCAAGCGAGGACCACCAGGTCATCGTCTCGACGCAGTCGGTCGACTTGATCAGCGAGCTCCAACCGAAAGACATCGTGGTCGTCAGCCGGCGCGACGGAGAGTCCGTGTTCGAACGCCCGGACCCGGATCGCCTCCGGGACTGGCTGGAGGACTATGCGCTGGGCGACCTGTGGAAGATGAATATCCTCGGCGGGAGACCGGCGCGATGA
- a CDS encoding ABC transporter permease, whose protein sequence is MRAVGRKELTDALRDRRSLLSALLYPLIMPLMIAVMFTTLARTLSSDAPLETPVAGREHAPNLIVWLEERGVVVQEPPADPEAAVRAGDVDLVLVIDEAYGEQFRSVQPAVVRIVHDSSRNASRRTIGRVRTLLRTYGNRVAVLRLMARGVSPAVVQAVRVDDLDLATPAQSAARFFAMLPLFLIMVAFVGGMNVAIDTTAGERERQSLEPLLVNPVSRGALTTGKWIATCLFGLVATVLTLAMFVLMMRFVPLEELGVQLSLGARQLLLMAVAVAPLVLLASALQMFVATFARSFKEAQTYVSLLIFVPIIPGTVVQFYPLQSTGWMMLVPALSHHLLLVDVMGGESVAALSVVTSAVAATLLAVLFLTLTSWLLRQEKIVFGRS, encoded by the coding sequence GTGCGCGCGGTCGGGCGGAAGGAGCTCACCGACGCGCTGCGCGACCGGCGCTCGTTGCTGTCGGCGCTGCTCTACCCCCTGATCATGCCGCTGATGATTGCGGTGATGTTCACCACGCTGGCCCGGACGTTGAGCTCCGACGCGCCTCTGGAGACGCCGGTCGCGGGCCGCGAGCACGCTCCCAACCTGATCGTCTGGCTGGAGGAGCGCGGCGTCGTCGTCCAGGAGCCGCCCGCCGACCCCGAAGCCGCGGTGCGCGCCGGCGACGTCGACCTCGTGCTGGTCATCGACGAAGCGTACGGAGAGCAGTTCAGATCGGTGCAGCCGGCCGTGGTCCGCATCGTCCACGACAGCTCCAGGAACGCGTCGCGCAGGACCATCGGCCGCGTGCGCACGCTGCTCCGCACCTACGGCAACCGGGTGGCGGTGCTGCGCCTGATGGCCCGCGGCGTCAGCCCGGCGGTCGTCCAGGCGGTGCGCGTGGACGACCTGGACCTGGCGACGCCGGCGCAGTCGGCCGCGCGCTTCTTCGCCATGCTGCCCCTGTTCCTGATCATGGTCGCGTTCGTCGGCGGCATGAACGTGGCCATCGACACGACCGCGGGCGAACGGGAACGCCAGTCGCTGGAGCCCCTGCTCGTCAACCCCGTGTCGCGCGGCGCGTTGACGACCGGCAAGTGGATCGCGACCTGCCTGTTCGGCCTCGTCGCCACCGTGCTGACGCTGGCGATGTTCGTGCTCATGATGCGCTTCGTGCCGCTGGAGGAGCTCGGCGTGCAGCTCAGCCTGGGCGCGCGCCAGCTCCTGCTGATGGCCGTCGCCGTCGCCCCGCTGGTGCTGCTCGCATCCGCGCTGCAGATGTTCGTCGCGACGTTCGCCCGCAGCTTCAAGGAGGCGCAGACTTACGTCAGCCTGCTGATCTTCGTGCCGATCATCCCCGGCACCGTCGTGCAGTTCTACCCGCTGCAGTCCACCGGCTGGATGATGCTGGTCCCGGCGCTGTCGCACCACCTGCTGCTGGTCGACGTCATGGGCGGCGAGTCGGTCGCGGCCCTGAGCGTCGTAACCTCCGCGGTCGCCGCGACGCTGCTGGCGGTCCTCTTTCTCACCCTCACGTCCTGGCTGCTGCGACAGGAGAAGATCGTCTTCGGCCGCTCGTAG
- a CDS encoding ATP-binding cassette domain-containing protein, giving the protein MIEVRGIERRFGDIVAVDGVSFTAGDGRITGLLGPNGAGKTTTLRTLYGLLPPDAGSVAVDGSDAVADPLAVQRLIGVLPDAHGLYVRLTAREHLRYVGELHALDAATIAASIDRLVDLLDMEEIIDRRVEGFSTGERMKVAVGRALVHDPPNLLLDEPTSGLDVMSTRAMRTLIRRLRDAGKCVLFSSHVMQEVSALCDEIVIVARGRVVAHGTPDELCQRAGEDDLEDAFVRIIGTDEGLG; this is encoded by the coding sequence ATGATCGAGGTGCGCGGCATCGAGCGCCGCTTCGGCGACATCGTCGCGGTGGACGGGGTCAGCTTCACGGCGGGCGACGGGCGCATCACCGGCCTGCTCGGCCCCAACGGCGCCGGCAAGACCACGACCCTGCGCACGCTCTACGGCCTGCTCCCGCCGGACGCGGGCTCCGTCGCCGTCGACGGGTCCGACGCCGTCGCGGATCCGCTCGCCGTGCAGCGGCTCATCGGCGTCCTGCCCGATGCCCACGGCCTCTACGTCCGCCTCACGGCCCGCGAGCACCTGCGCTACGTCGGCGAGCTGCACGCCCTCGACGCCGCGACGATCGCGGCGTCCATCGACCGTCTGGTGGACCTCCTGGACATGGAGGAGATCATCGACCGCCGCGTGGAGGGCTTCTCGACCGGCGAGCGGATGAAGGTCGCCGTCGGCCGCGCCCTGGTGCACGACCCGCCCAACCTGCTGCTGGACGAGCCGACCAGCGGCCTCGACGTGATGAGCACCCGCGCGATGCGCACCCTGATCCGGCGGCTGCGGGACGCCGGCAAGTGCGTCCTCTTCTCCAGCCACGTCATGCAGGAAGTGTCCGCGCTGTGCGACGAGATCGTCATCGTCGCCCGCGGCCGGGTCGTCGCCCACGGCACGCCGGACGAGCTGTGCCAGCGCGCCGGCGAGGACGATCTCGAGGACGCGTTCGTGCGCATCATCGGCACCGACGAGGGGTTGGGGTGA
- a CDS encoding alpha/beta fold hydrolase, which yields MRRDRTATGDRAYTPSTMLYAKRPARRGWTAWRGLALGATVVLGATVVAPFADAQPELNLEDCRLDGVSVPARCGSLPVHEDRLARDGRTVDLKIVVIPAVSDSPEPDPLFFLAGGPGQAATALAGPMLPLLSEVRRTRDLVFVDQRGTGGSGRMTCAFFESEVDEQQLGESLQVESLPLDDLRECLAEVETVADPRRYTTPVAMDDLDDVRAALGYETLNLYGGSYGTRAGLVYMRRHPERVRTAVLDGLAPVSMRLPLSINADAHRALDRLFDDCADDANCREAFPDLAQTFARLIAELEASPLEIDTMHPRTGGPLKLTLTGASFAGGLRGVLYSPTLASLVPWTIARAAEGDFAPYLAQIVPLLDSGEVLNLGMFFSVICAEDVSQIADGDAARRAADGVLGRLLIDMTASACTIWPAADLPAAYFEPVRSDAPALLLSGALDPVTPPRWGEEVLAGLSNARHVVAPGAGHGVIARGCADDVVAEFIETGSQADLDVSCLERIRRPPFLLSAAGTDP from the coding sequence ATGAGACGCGACCGAACCGCAACCGGCGACCGTGCGTATACTCCCTCGACCATGCTCTACGCGAAGCGGCCGGCGAGGCGCGGCTGGACGGCTTGGCGCGGGTTGGCGCTGGGCGCAACGGTCGTGCTGGGCGCGACGGTGGTTGCGCCGTTCGCGGACGCTCAACCGGAGCTGAATCTCGAAGACTGCCGCCTGGACGGCGTCTCGGTCCCGGCCCGCTGCGGCTCGCTGCCCGTCCACGAGGACCGCCTGGCGCGTGACGGCAGGACGGTCGACCTGAAGATCGTCGTGATCCCGGCCGTCTCCGACAGCCCGGAGCCGGATCCGCTCTTCTTTCTCGCCGGCGGGCCGGGCCAGGCCGCCACCGCGCTGGCGGGTCCGATGCTGCCGCTGCTCTCCGAGGTGCGCCGGACGCGCGATCTGGTCTTCGTCGACCAGCGCGGCACGGGCGGCTCGGGCCGCATGACCTGCGCGTTCTTCGAGAGCGAAGTGGACGAGCAGCAGCTCGGCGAGTCGCTGCAGGTCGAATCGCTGCCCCTCGACGACCTGCGCGAATGCCTCGCGGAGGTGGAGACCGTTGCCGACCCGCGCCGGTACACGACGCCCGTCGCCATGGACGACCTCGACGACGTGCGAGCGGCGCTCGGCTACGAGACGCTCAACCTCTACGGCGGCTCCTACGGCACGCGCGCCGGGCTGGTCTACATGCGCCGCCACCCGGAGCGAGTGCGAACCGCAGTGCTCGACGGGCTGGCCCCGGTCTCCATGCGCCTGCCCCTGAGCATCAACGCGGACGCCCACCGCGCGCTCGACCGCCTGTTCGACGACTGCGCCGACGACGCCAACTGCCGCGAGGCGTTCCCCGACCTGGCGCAGACCTTCGCACGCCTCATCGCGGAGCTGGAGGCGAGTCCGCTCGAGATCGACACGATGCACCCCCGGACCGGCGGGCCGTTGAAGCTGACGCTGACCGGGGCGAGCTTCGCCGGCGGGCTGCGCGGCGTGCTCTACAGCCCGACCCTGGCGAGCCTCGTGCCGTGGACCATCGCCCGCGCCGCGGAGGGCGACTTCGCGCCGTACCTGGCCCAGATCGTTCCGCTGCTGGACTCCGGCGAGGTTCTCAACCTGGGCATGTTCTTTTCGGTCATCTGCGCCGAGGACGTGTCGCAGATCGCCGACGGAGACGCCGCGCGCCGGGCCGCGGACGGCGTCCTCGGACGGCTGTTGATCGATATGACGGCCAGCGCCTGCACCATCTGGCCGGCCGCCGACCTGCCGGCCGCCTACTTCGAGCCGGTCCGCTCGGACGCTCCCGCCCTGCTGCTGTCGGGAGCGCTCGATCCGGTGACGCCGCCGCGCTGGGGCGAGGAGGTGCTGGCCGGGCTGAGCAACGCGCGTCATGTCGTCGCGCCGGGAGCCGGCCACGGCGTCATTGCCAGGGGTTGCGCGGACGACGTCGTCGCCGAATTCATCGAGACCGGCAGCCAGGCGGACCTCGACGTGAGCTGCCTGGAGCGGATCCGGCGGCCGCCGTTTCTGCTCTCCGCGGCGGGGACGGATCCATGA
- a CDS encoding PQQ-binding-like beta-propeller repeat protein, with amino-acid sequence MLARGMHCEKTREHPPEEIMRSQPLVFGPVGALLAAATIAAGSAEAENWPAWRGPTGDGVSTETNLPVEWNTERNIAWKLPMPAWSGSTPIVWGDRIFLNVAIDDEDIELWCLDRDTGQPIWTRHLSGGNRRLRKQNMSSPSPVTDGEHVWVMTGTGILKAFDVDGNELWTRDIPASYGRFGLNWGYASSPLLHGGALFVQVLHGMRTDDPSYVLRIDAPSGETVWRVERPSLAVRESPDAYSTPALLEYDGTTEIVITGGDAVTGHDPETGRELWRADGLNPTRQRDYRIVASPLVRDGVIYAPTRVRPLLALRPGGRGDVLDSHVIWSTDDGPDVPTPVTDGEYFYVVNDRGIVYVTDAKTGAPVYGPERIRRGTYSASPVLADGKIYVTNEGGMTTVLRDGPEFEVLAENDFDDYVLSSPAVSEGQIFIRTTGHLYAIGERRPAAVAAEQGAGGAAAAQEAGGVIVAGQVRMGVEDEREAPPVSEERTWRGLAISVGAAAVLVVLVVGGRRWGARRS; translated from the coding sequence ATGCTCGCGCGCGGGATGCACTGCGAGAAGACGAGGGAACACCCGCCGGAGGAGATCATGCGTTCGCAACCCCTTGTATTCGGTCCGGTCGGGGCGCTCCTGGCGGCGGCGACCATTGCCGCCGGCAGCGCCGAGGCGGAGAACTGGCCGGCGTGGCGCGGTCCCACCGGCGACGGCGTCAGCACCGAGACGAACCTGCCGGTGGAATGGAACACCGAGCGCAACATCGCCTGGAAGCTCCCGATGCCGGCCTGGTCGGGATCCACCCCCATCGTCTGGGGGGACCGGATCTTCCTGAACGTCGCCATCGACGACGAAGACATCGAGCTCTGGTGCCTCGACCGCGACACCGGCCAGCCGATCTGGACGCGGCACCTGAGCGGCGGCAACCGCCGGCTCCGCAAGCAGAACATGTCGTCGCCGTCCCCGGTCACCGACGGCGAGCACGTCTGGGTCATGACCGGCACCGGCATCCTCAAGGCCTTCGACGTCGACGGCAACGAGCTGTGGACGCGCGACATCCCGGCCTCGTACGGCCGGTTCGGCCTGAACTGGGGCTACGCGTCGTCGCCCCTGCTGCACGGCGGGGCGCTGTTCGTGCAGGTGCTGCACGGCATGCGGACGGACGACCCCTCCTACGTGCTGCGGATCGACGCGCCGAGCGGCGAGACGGTCTGGCGGGTCGAGCGCCCGTCGCTGGCGGTGCGCGAGTCGCCGGATGCGTACTCCACCCCCGCCCTGCTGGAGTACGACGGGACGACCGAGATCGTCATCACGGGCGGGGACGCGGTGACCGGACACGATCCCGAGACCGGCCGGGAGTTGTGGCGGGCCGACGGGCTCAACCCGACGCGGCAGCGCGACTACCGCATCGTGGCGTCGCCGCTGGTGCGCGACGGGGTGATCTACGCGCCGACGCGGGTCCGGCCGCTGCTGGCGCTGCGGCCCGGCGGGCGAGGCGACGTGCTCGACTCGCATGTCATCTGGTCGACCGACGACGGTCCCGACGTGCCGACGCCTGTCACCGACGGCGAGTACTTCTACGTCGTCAACGACCGCGGCATCGTCTACGTGACGGACGCCAAGACGGGCGCGCCGGTCTACGGCCCCGAGCGGATTCGCCGCGGCACCTACAGCGCGTCGCCGGTGCTGGCCGACGGGAAGATCTACGTCACCAACGAGGGCGGGATGACAACCGTCCTGCGCGACGGACCGGAGTTCGAGGTGCTGGCCGAGAACGACTTCGACGACTACGTGCTCAGCTCGCCGGCGGTCTCCGAAGGTCAGATCTTCATCCGCACCACCGGACACCTCTACGCCATCGGGGAGCGCCGTCCGGCGGCGGTCGCGGCGGAGCAGGGCGCCGGCGGGGCGGCCGCGGCGCAGGAAGCGGGCGGCGTCATCGTCGCCGGACAAGTCCGGATGGGCGTCGAAGACGAGCGCGAAGCGCCGCCCGTCAGCGAAGAACGGACGTGGCGCGGGTTGGCGATCTCAGTCGGCGCCGCGGCCGTCCTGGTTGTCTTGGTGGTCGGGGGGCGGAGATGGGGCGCGCGGCGGTCGTGA
- a CDS encoding DUF3500 domain-containing protein: protein MQAERILRTARIVVAVVVVGLCGSSAIETFQHARAVDEMAGAARALLASLSDEQADRATFAFDSDERSRHHFIPPEVFERHGMVYADMDFEQRVHALDLLRSGLSYGGYLTAQQIMEVEGILGVLVEGEGRRFARSQDEYWVSVFGTPEAGGTWGWRWEGHHLSLHYTIVDGEITVSTPTFLGANPATVPSGPRRGMRAMKEQEDTARALLASLNADQREVAIFDDVAPTNVVTGADLVVDPLDPIGIPASALTAGQQDLLMAVIESYVGIMADDIAALRRAAILAGGIDDIRFAWAGPTERGKVAYYRVQGQEFLIEFDNTQEDPNHIHAAYRDFDGDLGRDLLREHVARMH from the coding sequence ATGCAGGCGGAGAGAATCTTGCGGACAGCCAGGATAGTCGTGGCGGTGGTCGTTGTCGGACTGTGCGGCAGCAGCGCCATCGAGACCTTTCAGCACGCGCGTGCGGTGGACGAGATGGCCGGGGCGGCCCGAGCGCTGCTCGCGTCGCTCTCCGACGAGCAGGCGGACAGGGCGACCTTCGCGTTCGATTCCGATGAGCGGTCGCGGCACCACTTCATCCCGCCGGAAGTGTTCGAGCGTCACGGCATGGTTTACGCCGACATGGACTTCGAGCAACGGGTGCACGCACTCGATCTGCTGCGCTCCGGCCTGAGCTACGGCGGCTACCTGACGGCGCAGCAGATCATGGAGGTCGAGGGGATCCTGGGGGTCCTGGTGGAGGGCGAGGGACGCCGCTTCGCACGCAGTCAGGACGAGTACTGGGTCTCGGTGTTCGGGACGCCCGAGGCTGGCGGCACGTGGGGTTGGCGCTGGGAAGGCCATCACCTCTCCCTGCACTACACGATCGTGGACGGGGAGATCACGGTGAGCACGCCCACCTTCCTGGGCGCGAACCCGGCGACCGTGCCGTCCGGGCCGCGCCGCGGCATGCGGGCGATGAAGGAGCAGGAGGACACGGCCCGCGCACTGCTGGCCTCGCTCAACGCGGATCAGCGTGAGGTCGCGATCTTCGACGACGTCGCCCCGACCAACGTCGTGACGGGCGCCGACCTGGTCGTGGATCCGCTCGACCCGATCGGGATTCCGGCGTCGGCCTTGACTGCCGGGCAGCAGGACCTGCTCATGGCCGTGATCGAGTCGTACGTGGGAATCATGGCCGACGACATCGCGGCGCTGCGCCGGGCCGCGATCCTGGCCGGCGGCATCGACGATATCCGGTTCGCGTGGGCCGGTCCGACTGAGCGGGGCAAGGTGGCCTACTACCGCGTGCAGGGGCAGGAGTTCCTCATCGAGTTCGACAACACCCAGGAGGACCCGAACCACATCCACGCGGCGTACCGGGACTTCGACGGCGATCTCGGGCGGGACCTGCTGCGCGAGCACGTCGCGCGGATGCACTGA
- a CDS encoding CoA transferase, producing the protein MSPLDGIRVVDLSRVVAGPFCTMTLADMGADVVKLEEPGRGDESRAFGPPFHGGESPYFLSINRNKRSCTIDLKHEQGKAILRRLLDGADVLVENFRPGALARLGFGYDTVSAAHPRLVYCSISGFGDSGPDATRPGYDLIVQGEAGLMDVTGEADGPPTRVGTSIADLASGLMAAQGILLALYARRTTGRGQHVRVAMLDAVASLLTYNTGIYFASGESPTRRGNDHPSVAPYQTLRAADGWMNLGIANDSLWKRYCDAVERPDLRDDPRFATAPARVEHREALIPIIEALTAARTVQEWMDLLGAAGVPCGRIRNVAEVCTNPQLVERGKVVERPHPTAGTVQMIGQPIELSATPARIETAPPLLGEHTDAVLREAGYSAAEIERLRAGGAV; encoded by the coding sequence ATGTCACCGCTGGATGGAATCCGCGTAGTCGATCTCAGCCGGGTCGTGGCCGGCCCGTTCTGCACCATGACCCTGGCCGACATGGGAGCCGATGTCGTCAAGCTCGAGGAGCCGGGGCGCGGCGACGAGTCGCGCGCCTTCGGCCCGCCTTTCCACGGCGGCGAGTCGCCCTACTTCCTGTCGATCAACCGCAACAAGCGAAGCTGCACGATCGACCTCAAGCACGAGCAGGGCAAGGCCATTCTGCGGCGGTTGCTGGACGGGGCCGACGTACTCGTGGAGAACTTCCGGCCCGGCGCCCTGGCGCGGCTCGGCTTCGGCTACGACACCGTCTCGGCCGCGCATCCGCGGCTGGTCTACTGCTCGATCTCGGGCTTCGGCGACAGCGGTCCCGACGCCACGCGGCCCGGCTACGACCTGATCGTCCAGGGGGAGGCGGGCCTGATGGACGTCACCGGAGAGGCGGACGGCCCGCCGACGCGCGTCGGCACCTCGATCGCCGATCTCGCTTCGGGCCTGATGGCCGCCCAGGGCATCCTGCTGGCTCTGTACGCGCGGCGGACGACCGGCCGCGGGCAGCACGTGCGGGTGGCGATGCTCGACGCCGTCGCGTCACTGTTGACCTACAACACCGGCATCTACTTCGCTTCCGGCGAGAGCCCGACCCGGCGCGGCAACGACCATCCTTCCGTGGCGCCGTACCAGACGCTGCGCGCGGCCGACGGCTGGATGAACCTCGGTATTGCGAACGACTCGCTCTGGAAACGCTACTGTGACGCCGTCGAGCGCCCCGACCTGCGGGACGACCCGCGCTTCGCGACCGCCCCGGCCCGCGTCGAGCACCGCGAGGCGCTGATCCCGATCATCGAAGCGCTGACCGCGGCGCGGACCGTGCAGGAGTGGATGGATCTGCTCGGCGCGGCCGGCGTCCCCTGCGGCCGCATCCGCAACGTGGCGGAGGTCTGCACCAATCCGCAACTCGTCGAGCGCGGCAAGGTCGTGGAGCGCCCGCACCCGACGGCCGGCACCGTGCAGATGATCGGTCAGCCGATAGAGCTCAGCGCTACGCCGGCCCGCATCGAGACGGCGCCGCCCCTGCTCGGCGAGCACACCGACGCCGTGCTGCGCGAGGCGGGCTACTCGGCAGCGGAGATCGAGAGACTCCGGGCCGGCGGCGCGGTCTAG
- the bfr gene encoding bacterioferritin produces the protein MKGQSEILTGLNSALTIELTAINQYFCQSKMCADWGFHDLAQKHREESIGEMKHAEKLIERILFLEGTPEIARYDVIRVGTDVQEQFENDLKLEMKGVAFYNELVELSVKLGDNGTRELVAPILTESEEHVDWLETQLFRIDKVGIQNYLAEQMGGHDG, from the coding sequence ATGAAGGGGCAATCCGAGATCCTCACCGGACTCAACAGCGCGCTCACGATAGAGCTCACGGCGATCAACCAGTACTTCTGCCAGTCGAAGATGTGCGCCGACTGGGGCTTCCACGATCTGGCGCAGAAGCACCGCGAGGAGTCCATCGGCGAGATGAAGCACGCCGAGAAGCTGATCGAGCGCATCCTGTTCCTGGAGGGGACGCCCGAGATCGCACGCTACGACGTCATCCGGGTCGGGACCGACGTGCAGGAGCAGTTCGAGAACGATCTCAAGCTCGAGATGAAGGGCGTCGCGTTCTACAACGAGCTCGTGGAGCTGAGCGTCAAGCTCGGCGACAACGGGACACGCGAGCTGGTGGCGCCGATCCTCACCGAATCGGAGGAGCACGTCGACTGGCTGGAGACGCAGCTCTTCCGCATCGACAAGGTGGGGATCCAGAACTACCTGGCGGAGCAGATGGGCGGACACGACGGCTGA
- a CDS encoding (2Fe-2S)-binding protein: protein MLPTPVDTPSRPPLRPGGFVCACLQITERQLLDTLSDKPDCSLRDLRRTLGAGDGCTACHDVLQQYLDAGGRYPDRGDQPSCPPICSAR, encoded by the coding sequence GTGCTGCCGACCCCGGTCGACACGCCGTCGCGGCCTCCGCTCCGACCGGGCGGCTTCGTGTGCGCGTGCCTGCAAATCACGGAGCGGCAGTTGCTGGACACCCTGTCCGACAAGCCGGACTGCTCGCTCCGCGACCTGCGCCGCACCCTGGGGGCCGGTGACGGCTGCACCGCCTGCCACGACGTGCTGCAACAGTACCTGGACGCCGGCGGCCGATACCCGGATCGCGGCGATCAGCCGTCGTGTCCGCCCATCTGCTCCGCCAGGTAG